A single region of the Microtus ochrogaster isolate Prairie Vole_2 chromosome 2, MicOch1.0, whole genome shotgun sequence genome encodes:
- the Tagln3 gene encoding transgelin-3, whose amino-acid sequence MANRGPSYGLSREVQEKIEQKYDADLENKLVDWIILQCAEDIEHPPPGRAHFQKWLMDGTVLCKLINSLYPPGQEPIPKISESKMAFKQMEQISQFLKAAEVYGVRTTDIFQTVDLWEGKDMAAVQRTLMALGSVAVTKDDGCYRGEPSWFHRKAQQNRRGFSEEQLRQGQNVIGLQMGSNKGASQAGMTGYGMPRQIM is encoded by the exons AGGTGCAGGAGAAGATCGAACAGAAGTATGATGCGGACCTGGAGAACAAACTGGTGGACTGGATCATCCTGCAGTGTGCTGAGGATATAGAGCACCCGCCCCCGGGCAGGGCCCATTTTCAGAAATGGTTGATGGATGGGACG GTCCTGTGCAAGCTGATAAACAGTTTATATCCACCAGGACAAGAACCCATCCCCAAGATCTCAGAGTCAAAGATGGCTTTTAAGCAGATGGAGCAAATCTCCCAGTTCCTGAAAGCGGCCGAGGTCTATGGTGTCAGGACCACAGACATTTTTCAAACAGTGGATCTATGGGAAG GGAAGGACATGGCAGCCGTGCAGAGGACTCTGATGGCTCTAGGCAGCGTGGCAGTTACCAAGGATGACGGCTGCTACCGGGGAGAGCCATCCTGGTTTCACAG GAAAGCCCAGCAGAATCGGAGAGGATTTTCAGAGGAGCAACTTCGCCAGGGACAGAACGTCATAGGCCTGCAGATGGGCAGCAACAAGGGTGCCTCCCAGGCGGGCATGACGGGGTACGGGATGCCCAGGCAGATCATGTAA